The segment CGAGACTATGACGTTCTGTTGCCCCAGAACACCGCTTTGCCCTGAGAACCACAGATGAAAACCGTGGGccggagtgatggctcagtggttgagaggacttattctttcagaggacctgggttcaattcccagtacccagatGGCTGCTCACAGCTGTCCCCAACtcacagttctaggggatctgccACCCTTGCCTTGCTTCTCCAGGCACCAGGTATGCAGGTGGCACACAGATGTGCATGCAGACAAGACACCGGTACACATGAAAGAAACACAGTTTGTTAAAGAGTGGGCAGCAACCACAAGTCACCACGTGGTCCATTTCGTTTCCTTCTTTCTAGGCACAGGAAGTTCTCTCTCCCTGGGTCTAATGGCCAGTGAACCTGGCCTAGGTTCCAAGCTGGACTCAGTGGATGGTGGACGGCgacatgctcacacacagctTCTCCAGAGCTCCTTTCTGAATTTGGGTTCATCTTCGGGCAGCAGTGAGCTGTCCCATGCACAGGGAAGGAGCTGGCTCTGCACAGACCTCAGCAGCAGCTGTTTGGCTTCAGCGCTTTCCTGATGCCTGCAGCCAGGGCTTGTGGTGTGGGGCTTTCGGCAGTGCAGCTCACCGGAAGGCCCTTGGCAGCCATAGCACGAGTTGTACTGGGGCCGATGGCTACAAACTGCAAGGGAGGAAGACACGAGAGACACAGCCTCAGCACCACAGCAAGGGCGGTGTGCAGATGTCATCTGGACACTTTCTGTTAGGAGTTCATTCTGGCGTGTTGTTGCACGTGAACAGCAGTGCCACCTAAGCAGCTTGAAGCTGGCTTCAGAGTCTGCACAATGATCAAGCTCTCACCACCACCTCGTGCCACAGGTGCACACATCCTTAGGGCTTGGGCAGATGTGAGGGTGAAACCCAGGGTGGATACTATCTTCCTCAGGGACTGCAGCTGCAGACAGATCTGCCCCAGTTTCAGGGGCTCTGTGTGGGAGCGGGTGGGGAGCATGGGGAGCCAAGGTGGGTCTGGATCCCCTAGCACACAGAACAGTCATAAGCTGGACGGccagggttcaaatcccagtagcATAgggcagagagaggcctttggcatccactctctctgcctctattgtCTATCTTTAACTGGGCTGACCCGAGGCTGCTGAGGGATTACATAGTGGTCAGGGTGAACCACTTGGTCAATGCTGGACACAGATATATGCTCACTGACAGATATATGGCCTttaggcacacagacagacaccccACAGGCTATGTGGTCACTgtgagaaggcaggaaagaaagacaatgaaatGGCTTCCATTTCATTTGGTGGCAGGTGCCGTTAAGTTCTCCCTGCTTTGGCACAGCTCCTTTGTGGTATTTATATGTAAGTCAGCCATAAGCAGCAAGCACAGGCCAGCAGCTGCTCCTTAACCTTCTGTAGCCCCCTGTATTTTAAATAGTGCTGTAAAAATACTGGGTCTCAAAAGACTCCTACGGAGGAAGGAAGGCCACTGTCAAATCTTAGGCAGAGCTGACCAGGCATGAATGCCAAGTCACCCAATGCTTAGGTCTCAGGACTCTGTCCTCTGTGAGCCTCGAAGGTACCCATGGGCTGGCACTAATTCCCAGCGCCAAATGATGACTCCCTTTAATTTATATTGGCTTTCTGGCTCTGGAATAAGCCATAGTCCCTTACCACAATGTTAGCTCTGGAAAGTTTCTTTCCTGGCAGCTGCAGAGCCCAAGGTCCCAGTGGCATCTTTAACTACTTGTGCGTGGTGCACTAAACAGTGGCAGAATGATAACTGGGGGGGGGTGCTAAGAACCCCTGGGTACCAGCAATGAATGGAACAGATTTAAGATGGGCACCTTCCCCGGCTGCTGCATGGGTCTGGGCAGTACTCGTGGCAAAACCCTAAGTGGGAATTCCCGGTGTCTATTTTCCTCCAACTTGGGTTTGTAGGGTGAGGACTGAGTAAGGTGAGAGCAGTACAAGTTCTCACTGTGGCATGGTCAGCCCGGTAAGTGCTAGGCACGTCCCCATCAGCAAGCTGCATGAGCACTCCACAGTTACCTGGTGACTCATCCACAGAGACACAAGAGCAGCATTTTTGCTGCTGCTAAACCTTCCCCGTGCCTAACGCTCACTGGACCTTGCTCAACACCCAGGGGCCATTTCTCTTCAATTCCGACTGCAGGAATCAGGTGCCTCCCCCACTCACAGTCATAAAAGTCGCCTTCTAGTAATGTGATATAGGTAATCCTGACAAGTGTTGAACCTCTCTCTGCTCAGTGTCCTCCCTGTAAGGAGGACAATCACCCCCATTCTGCTGGATCCCCACAACCAGACTAGCATAAGTATGACTGCAAGAAGTTTGACGACTGACCAGCAACTGCTAGGACCATAGCTAGTGTCACCATGGCCCACAGCCTGACATTCTCTTTGGGTACCAACCATGGACTCTTCCTTTTCAGCTCTATGGCCCTCCTTTTCAGTTACCCTGTGCCTAATATTCcaccctgaaaccgggaaagtcTGGATGTCCAGGCGGCTCACACTTGTGAGACTGCAACTGTGATAAGCCAGCATGTTGGGGTCACCTGACTGAAGTGAGCCCTGGGGGTGGCGGGTGGAGGTGGGACCTACTGTCTCTGGGTTCCAGGCCACACTTTGTACCTTCTCCTCAGTCCCAGTGGAGTCTGGTCAAGGACAATTCTGTTCTGGTGGCTCAAGGGTTGTGTTAGTTGAAGGCTCCTAATAAATACAGTCCCTGAAAGTGTGCGTGTAAATCCTTTAGGTAAAAATGAAGAGACAGATATTTCTAGACCAGAGAACCATGTCAATGTGTTCAACAGGGGACAAAGAAGGGGAAGGCACTCATACCTACACCAAACCCTGCCAGAAGGGCCTCACTTGAGTCCTCAACTAACCAAAGACAATGCCATATGGGGAAGGCCAGATAGTTAGCTATCCAGGACAAAAACTTGGGGGTAACCATCCCCAAGTTAGACTAAGACTGGCCCAGCAGAGATGAGCAATGTGTGCAGAGCACCAGAGACGAGGCAGCGGCCCCTGGATTCTACAGTCACCTCACAGGTGTCCGACTCGGTGTGTAGATTCCAGGAGATGGTAAGGAGCAAAAGGCCAAGTCCACAGAATACCATACCTTGATCTGGTCGAAGCTGCCACCAGATAACGCCTGAATATACTCGAGGCTGTATTTAAGGCCGGAGGGGCTGAAGAATGTGATGCTGGCTGGGATGCCCTATGGGAAAGGAAAAGATGAGAGCTAGCCTTTGCCCGTAGACAGCGTTCCTCAGGTTTGCCCCTAGACAGCGTTCCTCAGGTCACCATCACCAACTGTCCAGCTCCAGCAGCCTGTAACAGCATGGTTCCTGGCTAGATGCCATTCTCAGCCCACCAAGGCACAGTTTGAAGGAATTGTTTATGAAGCGGGCTGAGGTTGGAGAGGCTGGCAGTTCTCACTGGTTGCTCTGCCTGCCCTCAGTCTGTTTGGCCAGAAGACAGAGACTCCCTGGAGCCCAGGCTCAGCAGTGGAGACACCTCAGCTCCTGGAGTTAGACAGCCCTGCTGGAATCAAGTCTTCTTGTTAGCATCTGTCACCTTCCACCCACTAGGGGGAGAGCAGACAACAACCAGACAGCCTACATAGTTTCTCTGCCCTTGGATGGTCCCAACAGGAACCCCAGAACAGGCATGAAGCTGTTCTAGGGAGAGCAAAAGGCTGTGACTTCTGGATGGAAATGGTGGAGGTAGTCATTAACTCAAGAAGCGCTCTCCACTCTCTGCCTCAGGTCTCACAATCCCAATCCAGATGCCATAGTGGGCTCTTCCCGGTGTGGGCTTAGCCTCTGCCCCATGCAATGGAGAACAAAGGCAGTAACAAGGCCACGGTGTGTCTTAAGCCTTTGTATATGGTAGATGTTACACAAACGGGTTTGTATGAACTCTCTCCTTTAATCCTTATTCAACTCTCACTGGATGGGTCTAGTCCTGTACCACAGGTACATAAAAATGGAGCTGCAGAAACACCATCTACTTAGTCACATGGCTGGAAATGACAGAACCCCAAGGGGAATCAACACCTCCAATCTCATGCCCCCAACTCCCTGGGGCCTGCCCTGCCAGGACTTGCTTCCCCTGGAAACCCTACGCACCTGATTTTCATAGTAGCTCTCCAGGCTCCCTTGGATTCCAGGGTGTGGAATTGTCTGATAGACGTGCATGCTTTCCATGGGAATCCCTGGGTACAATCAAAACCATGAGATAGGCTTCACTTTACAGGGAATGGGAATGGGGGTTCTGCACCTTCCTCAGTGTGGCTGATGGGGACGGGTCACCATACTTCTGAGAAACAGCTCCTCAGAAATGGAAAGCTCAACTAGGGGAGTAAAAGACCTTGCCCAGCCCTGTGTGACCTACAGAGTACCATGGAATCAATTCATGGTCAGGAAGGCTGAGTTACAAAGACAGGTCCAGAAAGCACAGCCTTCCCCAATACTTACACATGCTGTTGGTTCCCCTGTCTGTGTGAGTTTGCCCACACAGCTCTGACCCTGGCTGCTCCATAAATCCCACAGTCATGCTGGCAGCCAGGTTTAGGACAGCTCTCAAGAAAGGTTTAGCATCAGGAGACCCAGCTGCATCCCTGCCTTGTCTGTACATGGTCATGTCTGCCTCCTGGGCCTCAGGACATTCACCTTTGTGGGTGTCATTAGCTAATTCTAGTCACCTTTGTCTCTGAGCATTTTCGGAAGAGTGTCTCCTTTGATAGTTCcacagggaaagagaagaggcagCTCTGAAGATGGCTCTGTGGACATAGAAGCAGACATTGTAAGATCTTTGTAAAAACTCAAAGGGTGACACTATGCACAGAGGCACAGGGTGCTCCCAGGAGGGCGAAGCTGGGGACCACAGGCTCAGCTTCACTGTAAGATCTCAGTTCTAACACCTGTCACCAGGAAGGACAAGTGCTGCACTGTGCTGACCTTAAAGGTTTCCATGAAGAACTGAGGGGGAAGGTCAGTGAAGAGCCTAGAAAACTAAGCTGCAGAAACAAGGTACCACTGTCCTACTTGCTGCGTGAACTGTCAGGGGGAGGATCACGGTTATTTAGAATGGAGGCCTTGTACTTAACCAAATAAGACTGATATCAGCATTGGGCAGAGATTTCCCAGCCCTGGAGGAGGGCTGGATTAGGACAGGCACAGGAGACAGCAAGGGACTGGCACCTTGGAGTGCCTCTGTAGCTACCTTCAACAAAGACAAGTTTCCTGCCTCCTATTCTACCAGCCATGCCAGTAGCTTCTTGACCGAGTGCCCAAAGGGCACAAAAGATGGAAGGCTGCTCCAGTGGCCCTGAATCTTACTGTGCCCACCACCCACCTCCATGTGTGGAGACCTGAGGCCATGTTCGACCCTGAGCACTTTGCATCTGACAGAGCAAACAGCATGTTGTAACAAAACCATTCAACCAAGGGCTTGTCAGATGCAAGAACCTTCCTCAATGGTGACCACGGAGCATTTTACTAAAACCATTTCTTCCACGGCAGATCACGGAATGTAATGGGCTGTGGGTTGTGCACGGACATCATGCATTTCCTATACCAAATGGTGCTTCTGAACACACCGCTGGCGACTGAGATCAGAAAGAATGAAACAGCTCTCCCCAGCTGGCACTCCTCTGGGAAGCAGTATGTGAGTGACAGGCATAGCTGAGGGCTACTGCATTTGAAGTACAAGCAACAGTGACATGCTGGCGGATGTTTTATTCAAGCTGCTCTGTAAATATTGGTACCAACATAGAGGAGTGAACGGATTGGGAGGATGATTAACTATAGATCACAGGTGCCTGCTGAGTTCTCTTTCTAGTGTTGCAGGTACCACTTCTAGGCAAACATTTTCAAAGACGTGTTCAGCCGCTGTGCTCTCCACCCTAGCCTAGGAGTCTCTCCTGTGAGTGTTGCGGGTCGAAGGTACAAGGAGCTAGGGGCTAAAGCTCTTCCTACAGGAAGCCAAACAGTTCAACTTTCTGGCAATCTTCACCTCAAAGGCACCCGAAGAACGTGTGGATGATTCAGGAGTCTCCCCTTCACCTCTTCAGTCTGCCAGAGAAGACTGACAGAGAGCTGAAGTCTGAGGAGTACAGTGCTGCTGAGGAGGACCTGAGGCAGAGTCTCCACAGACAATGGAGCAGCCCCGGATGTAGGTAAGAACTGAGTTGTGCACTTTGACCTCGACTGAAGACCTCAGGGCCCTGAGGCTACCTGATGCATGGGAGCAGGAACTCTGTACACCCAGGAGGCCATTTCAAACAAAGGTAGGACAGTCCTCCTTGGCCTCTTCGTCTCTTTAAATATGACTGTCTTTGACGTTTACCTTGTAATTATTCTCTCCTTGAAAGACAGGTCCAGCGAGAGGACAACTGTCTAATGAGTGAGCAGATCAAATGGGTTAACAGCTTTAGATGCTCATAACAATGCTTGTCTCATAGTAAAGTAAAATAATGAGCAACAACGAGGAGCTGGCTTTGTGTCCAACACACACTGGACATAAAGGCTATAAATGTAGCTTTTAAAGTTGGGCCACAAAGTTTACTTCAAGAGAAACTCATTAATGCCTTGGTAAAAAACCAAGGTGAAGGCCCTCATTAGCAGCAGGTAATGAGGACTTCATTTGTACATTCTAATTGCAAATGGAAGATTTATTGGGCCTACGGACTTGCTGGTAATAAATTAAAACTAACAATGGCTTTGCAAAGAGTGCACCCCAGGGCTGGCATCAGGACGCAGTGGGTAAGGGTATTTGTgtccaagcctgatgatctgagtttgaacCCTAGAACCCAcaggtaggagagaaccaatccTGAGAGATAGGGCAATGAATGTCACTATCCACCCTGCCAGGCCTGGGCCAGTCAGCCAGAGCCCAGCCTGAGCACTCGCAAATGGTACTGGCCCACTGCCTGGTGCTTCCAACGCAAGGAAACCAGCCTGGTGGCCCTAGGCCTTCTATGAGCCATGGCTTCAGCACGTCTGTCTCCTTCCAAACAGATGCATCTAATTTGAGTATGCTTAAGACCTGCCCTGGGGACAGGTGGAAGCAAACTGTCCCATTTATATAACAGGCAATTATCCCTCATGGACGTAGCACTTGATTCTAAGAGAGCACCCCAATCTGTCCTTTACACATAGgcctacatttttaaaagacacgCTTCGGTGCTATATACAGCTGTATGCCAGGCCTTGCTAGCCCAGCACCTGTATCCTTATCATGCCCTTTACAATAGGCCAATGCATATGCACAGAGTGTTGCCCTGAGTTCTAGAAGCCATTCTACCAAGCTACTGACCCTCAGGAGGAACCTCCAGGAACAAATCTGTGACCCAGTTGGACAGAGGATAGGTCCCTTGGACACTCAGTATTTATCTAAAGTCGGGGGCAGTCTTGTGGGATCACGCCTttcctgtgggtctgcacttATTGTGGGTTAGTTCAGAACTGAATTACAGTGTGGGACACCCAGCTGGTGTCTGAGGAGATGGAGAACTGGCTGTGGCTGTGAGGAAAAGCTGTTCAGTGCTAGTAGCGGTCGCCTCGCCACACCCAACGGCTCCCTACTCTTTTCACTGCTTAGTTCACCCATCTTCCCAAGCCTGGCTAAGTGGGAGCTCCCAGGAGGCATGAACACTGGAGGGTCCTGGTCCCCATACTCACAGACCTGAGACTGAACTCACTTGGTCTCCTGTGAAGTGGCAGAGACTGTGGAACTGGGAAACAGAGGTTCTGTCCATGCATCACGTGCCCAACAGGCCTCCTCATGCCGATGACCATGGGGTTCAAGAGAATGTACTTGGAAAACCACCCTGTGGCCAGAACTCCCTCTTTAGAGAAGAGTGATCAGAGGGGGGTCCTCTCAGGTATCTGCAAGCTGGAGGTCCCCCCAAAGTTCTGCTACAGCAGGGTCAGGTCCCTAGAATTCTTACCTCAGTGGGGTGCCCTCATAATCTGCCTGGCCAGCAGTCCTTGAAGGCATTGGACACAAATCAGGGTTCAGTCAGGTTTGCTGAAGGTAACAGGCAGGTCTGAGTCTGAATTCTAACCCTGTGACCTCACAGTGTACAGCCTTGGGCTCCAGAGTCTCAATACAGCACACTAAGAAACGACTTccagagacaacaggagtctctcTTTGCCTGGCACAGGGGCACTGGCCATTAGTGATGGCTGAACTGTGAAATGTGCCCAGTGTGCCTGAGGAATTTTATTTAATCTGGATCACTGCGATTACCATCTTGGATGACACATTTGTCACTAACACGGCTCCTACCTTCCTTGACTGGCTGTGAGGACTGGCTTCTGAGCACACTGGGCACTTGTTAACACTTTTTTTCAGTGTCAGTGCTGAGCATTTAATTACCAGAAGGGTAAGTACTAACTTTTTCTTTTGGTGCTGGAGAATGAACGCAGGACCTCATGTGTACTGGAGACACTGTACTCTGACACAACACTGTACGTCCGCTTTGAAACCGCTTTAGAAAGACAACTGGTTTGTTACTAATatagcagagacttgaagtgctaggGTGGGGGATACCCATAGGGGCCCCTATCtgctcagaggaggagagggggcatGGGAAAGGACTGtggagggggtgaggagggggcGGTGAGCAGcaggtaaagtgaataagtaaaaataaatagaaagatgcTCTAGATTCGTTCCTGCCGCTATGACAAGCTCTCTGACAGAAACCGATCTAGGGAGGTTTATTAAGGTTGACAGGCTGCAGTCCATCACTGATGGAGGTAAGAATGGGAACTTGAACTGACCGTAGAGGAAAGCACCTTGCTGACTTGCTCACAGCCTTAGGTTTGGAAAGCTTTCTTCTGCAACCCAGGAGCACCCGAcctaggaatggtgctgcccacagtgggctggactctCCTACATCAATCACCAAACAAGACAATCCCCCAGAGACATAACCATAATCCAGTCTGATCTGGgtgattcctcagttgagactcCTCTAggctatgtcaagttgaccatCAAAGCTAACCAAAACATGTTGAAAACTGTGGAGAACCAGCAACTTGCTTGCAGAGGGGCTCTGCCATCCCCTGCTGAACCTGCTCGTGGCTCTGCCCAGGGTCTCTCTACAACCTAGGAAGCCTCAGTGCCAAATGCAGGGCTTTTTAAAGGAGCAGCTTTCAGAggaacattaaaatgtaaaagctAAAGAACCTTCTGGCAATAAGAGTATCTTAGTGCAGGAGAACCTCAGAAGACTTTAGCATACGAGTTTGCAAACCACAGAAGCAAACAGCACCCTGAGGAGCTACAGTTTATAACTAATGTACTTTGATTTATCCATCATTGTTTGAAAAGCATAAAAAGTCCCACCGGAAGTCCTTCTCTCTTCACCCATTTCATATGCTTAGGGAAAAGAAGATGCCCAACTCCTACAACTAACTACCTTTGAGGAAAGCCATAGCCATGCCCGCACTCTAGCCTGTCCTTCTCCCAGCCCAGCAGATCCCCAAGCAATTCTCCAGAAGGCTCAGTCAGCACATAACAGACCCAGTCAGAGGCCAGCACCAGAGTTTATCCTCTTGCCTGTTGTTCCCTGTTTCAACTGCAGGGTCTGGCAGTTCTGACAGAGACCTGCCTGCAAGGCTGGAAACACCTGGCCTGCGGACCTCGGGAGTGGGCCCAGATCTCCTCAGCTGATACTGAGCAGAATTCTACCTCAGTATGTGTGGGACACTGACAGCTGCAAGTACCTGTGTCTACAGCTGGATTAGACAAACAGGGAAGAGGGCGGGAGACATTACCTAGAGGGAATCTTCCTGTCCTCTCTCCAAAATCTGCCCTCTACAGATCTCTCCTCTGTGTTCTTCAGAAGCCCAGAACCCCATCAGCAGCTTGAGGTAAGTCACCGTCCAAATCCAAGCAGCCCTAGAGCCGCTCCACGTGCTGACCAAAGACAACCTTATGGGAAGTCAGTTCTTTTCCTGAGAGCGCTTttgcaggggtgggggggtggctTTCATCTGGGTCGGTCTTCACTTACTTGAGCAAATATATTCAGCGAGCTTTTCTGCATTTCCACTGCCAGCTCCTTCTGCATCCAGGCCAATTTTATTCACTGGAAAACGACAGAGGTGAATTCCTTTTTCGGTTACTGAAGCCCTTTCTTTCCTGCGCAATCTTTACAGTGCAAATGTCTATGCGCTGCTTTCCCACCCACGGCGAAGTGTCCCCTGGAAGCCAAGTAATAAGACTACAGCTCTCCTTTCAGAGAAGAGAGGGGTCTTTGTCTTAACTCActtctctgaaccccatttatctACATGAGCCCAAAACACCAGCCCCATAGGACTGTCTTAGGGCTCGTGTGATAATGAGGCCAACTGTTGGCATCTGCTTATCAGACGGTTAGCATTTGGAAGCTGCTAAGTTTTGCAAGCATCGCTTTAGAAAGCCCTCACTTCATCAGGGAGATGTGACCAGATTCCATCCAGAAATGGGTAATGGGCTGGCATGGCCAGACTGGAATGGAGAGGGCAGAGGAAAGGTTTCACAACAACCAAGGACCCATAGCACTATGGATACAGGTAGTTTAGGGAGGGTGCTGTCCCAGCCAGCCCCTCGCCCAGTGCGGTACTGGAACTCtctatatagactaggctggcctcccactcacagagatcctcctgcctgcctcctgagtgctgggtgggGTTAATGGTGTGTGCCACTCCACCCTCCAagctcctcttcttttttttttttttaaagatttatttattttatgtatgtgagtacactgtcgctatcttcagacacaccagaagagggcatcagatcccattacagatggttgtgagccaccatgtggttgctgggatttgaactcaggacctctggaagagcagtcagtgctcttaaccactgagccatctctccagcccccaagctcCTCTTCTTGAAGAGAAGCAGACAGATGAAGGCTCCTTGCCTTCTCCAGAAAGTGAATGAGTGGTTAATCTGCAGAGGATATAGATAAAGGCAGGGCCCACTCAGGACTGCCACCTGCACAGAGGAATGCACGACTCCCAGAGGAAAGAGGGCTGGTGGGCATTCCATTCAGGAGCTAAACAACCAGTACCTGTTACCACCAAGACAGCTTCCATGGGAACACCATGGGCTTTTTATTTATGGACTATTAGAAAGGTACTGAGCCTGAGGAAAAAGTCCTATGCAGGTGTAAACTCTGTTCAGGACAAGTGAGCCACGAAGCCTAGAGGCTCCAGGAAGTAAACTGAGGCAGGACAAACTACTGTCAGGCTGGCTGTTAGTGCAGTATGCACATGACACCCCCGCCCCTGTCTTACAGTTTCATTTCCCACCATTTCAGCTACTCTTGTCAACTATGGTCTGAAAAGACTAAACAGAGAGTCCTAAAAGTAAGTTGCACATAGGTTTCGGATTGTATGTGGTCTGAATATGAAACCCCATCCATCTAGGCGAGGATTCGAACCTTCATCTTTCTGTGACTCCTCACCTAGAGAAGCGGTGGCACTTCCAACCACGTACACAGACTTGGCATTCCATCTGTCTTTCAGAGACTTCTCCCAGGCTGCAAAACATGAAATCACATGTGAGCTATGCATACAAAGTGGCCAGCTAGATGTCACCGCTGTGGTTTGCTTCTTCCTTCTAAGGCCCCAGCAGGAGTATATGCAGTGTCCTGTGGCTCACAACACCTGGCACAGAGCAGACAGACGACATGTTCCAGCTAGTAATGGGAGTCACATCACGGTCTGGGTGTTACGACGCTTACTCCAAGGCCAGGCCACTGAGGGCAAGGAAGATCAAGGAGCTCACAGTGGTCAAGATGGCTGCATGAATCCAGGCCTATAGGACTCTAAAAGCCCAGTGCTAACCATCTCCCAGTTGCTTCCCCTCAGAAGAACTCTCTAAGCCTGTATTTTGATCGTAACATGAGGTTATAGTACTCTGTACACCCTAGACTGTATTTAGCCCTCACTCTAAAGTACAACATAAACTCCATTAGTGTCAGCTAAGGAGCCAGCCAGTCTGGAGCCTGGGTTCAGTATGTGGATAGGCTCACCACATACTGCTATAATGAAGAGGAAGGAACAGCCATGTTGAAGAGGGCCTGGAGGGGTGGGCATGAA is part of the Rattus norvegicus strain BN/NHsdMcwi chromosome 1, GRCr8, whole genome shotgun sequence genome and harbors:
- the Uros gene encoding uroporphyrinogen-III synthase isoform X1, encoding MKVLLLKDAKDDDSGQDPYIQELRLCGLEATLIPVLSFEFMSLPSLSEKLSHPEGFGGLIFTSPRAVEAVKLCLEKDNKTEAWEKSLKDRWNAKSVYVVGSATASLGEESQKDEVNKIGLDAEGAGSGNAEKLAEYICSKPSSELPLLFPCGTIKGDTLPKMLRDKGIPMESMHVYQTIPHPGIQGSLESYYENQGIPASITFFSPSGLKYSLEYIQALSGGSFDQIKFVAIGPSTTRAMAAKGLPVSCTAESPTPQALAAGIRKALKPNSCC
- the Uros gene encoding uroporphyrinogen-III synthase; this encodes MKVLLLKDAKDDDSGQDPYIQELRLCGLEATLIPVLSFEFMSLPSLSEKLSHPEGFGGLIFTSPRAVEAVKLCLEKDNKTEAWEKSLKDRWNAKSVYVVGSATASLVNKIGLDAEGAGSGNAEKLAEYICSKPSSELPLLFPCGTIKGDTLPKMLRDKGIPMESMHVYQTIPHPGIQGSLESYYENQGIPASITFFSPSGLKYSLEYIQALSGGSFDQIKFVAIGPSTTRAMAAKGLPVSCTAESPTPQALAAGIRKALKPNSCC